GTGATCAGTCCGTTTATAATGATCAATTCGTTGTCGAAAACATAATCTCCGAAAAACAATTTGGAATTCTGGCTTAATAAAAAGGTTAAGGCCGGTGAAAGGATACAGACAAAAGGAACTAATTTGTCGTGTACGGTCTTGTTTTTCATAAACAGCCCGAAGCTGTATAGTCCTAATAACGGACCATAAGTATAGGAAGCTATCCTGAAAATCATACTCACTACCGAAGCATCATTGATCTGATTGAAAATGATAATCACAAGGAACATCAGCAGGGAAAAAGAGATATGCACCAAATGACGGGTTCTGACAATATTCGGCTTATTGGCATTTTCGGCCTTGTCCATTCCCAGGAAATCCACACAGAAAGAAGTTGTTAAGGCGGTCAATGCCGAATCGGTTGTGGCAAATGTAGCGGCAGTAAGTCCTAATAGGAAAACAATCGACGGGATAAGCGTTAAGTGATTGAACGCGATTTCCGGAAATAGTAAATCCGTTCTCGGTTTCCCGGTTAATGCATCCAGAGGAACGGAAATACCGTTTTTAGAAGCATAAATGTATAAAAGGGCACCCACACTAAGGAAAAACAAATTGATGATCACGAAGATCCCGGTGAAGGTAAACATGTTTTTTTGTGCTTCGCCAATATTTTTACAGCTCAGGTTCTTCTGCATTAAATCCTGATCCAGACCAACCATGGCAATGGTCACGAAGATCCCGCCTAAAATCTGTTTGATAAAATGGTATTTACTGCCGATAAAGTCGTCAAAGAAAAAGATTTTGGAATAGTTGCTCTCCTTGATGGCTTCAAAAGCCTGAACAGCGTTGTAATCCAGACTGTCACAAATAAAATAGATGGTAAAAAATACCGAGGATACCAGGAATAAGGTTTGTAAAGTATCGGTAATGATAATCGTTTTTAGTCCGCCTTTATAGGTGTACGCAAAAATTAAAGCTAACGAGATCAAAACGGTAAACGAAAACGGCACATTATAGAAATCGAATACAAAACGCTGTAATACTATCACGACCAGGTACAGCCGGAATGCCGATCCGATAGTCCGGCTCAACAGGAAAATCGAGGCAGCGGCCTTGTAACTGTAATGCCCCAGCCGGTTTTCAATATACCCGTAAATCGAAGTAAGATTCATTCGGTAATACAGCGGCAGCAGTACTTTTGCAACGATAATAAACCCGATGGCATTTCCTAAAACAAACTGAAAGTATTTGAATTGCTCTCCGTTTGGCGAACCTACTTCTCCCGGAACCGATATAAACGTAACTCCCGAAAGGGCCGTTCCAATCATACCAAAGGCTACCAGATACCATTTGGAGTTTTTATTCGCTTTAAAGAAAGCATCATTACTATGGTCTTTTTTGCTTACCAGATTGGAGATTAAAATCAACAAACCGAAATAAACAATAATAATGGAAAGTATGGTAAATGGTGTCATTCCTTAAATTTTAGAGTGAGCCAAAATACAAAAAAATGTTGTTGTGGAATCATCTTTTTCAAATTAGCAACGACTTAAAAAAATCAAATTAAAAGAGTATTTTTGTACCTATGGAATTCTCTTCGAAATTATTGGAAAAAGCGGTTAATGAAATGTCGCAATTACCGGGAATCGGTAAACGCACAGCCTTGCGTTTGGTACTGCATTTGCTGAAACAGCCAAAGGAACAGACGGCATTACTCACAACGGCTTTATTGCAAATGCGGGAGCAGATTAATTTTTGTGCGCAATGTCATAATATATCCGATGAAGAAGTCTGTCATATTTGTGCTAATCCGTTGCGGGATCAGTCCGTTATTTGTGTTGTTGAAGACATAAGAGACGTAATGGCTCTGGAGAATACCGGTCTTTTTAAAGGATTGTACCATGTACTGGGCGGGAAAATTTCACCTATAGACGGTGTTGGACCCAGCCAGTTGAATATTACAACCCTGGTTGAAAAAGTAAAATCCGGAAACATAAAGGAAATCATTTTTGCATTAAGCTCAACGATGGAAGGCGATACAACCAATTTCTACATCTACAAGCAGCTTAAGGATTATAATATTGTTATTTCGGCAATTGCGCGGGGAATAGCAATTGGTGATGAATTGGAATATGCCGATGAGGTGACACTCGGAAGAAGTATTTTGCATCGTATTCCTTTTGAAAATGCTATTAAAAATGCATAGGAACTTTAAAAAATTAACTTTTTAAGGTAAACGTATATTATTACTGTAAAATTATCGTTTGAAAAACTATATTTGTTTCTTCAAAAATCATTGGAATGGGAAAAACATTTTGGGTGTTATTAGTAATCGGAATTCTTTCGGTTTCGTGTGTTTCTAATAAAGACTTATTGTATTTGCAGAATTACAGCAAGGATACACTTTCAGTAGCTGTTAATCCGGTTATATCCAAACCTTACCGCGTTCAGACAAATGATGTGCTGAGTGTAAAAATAAAAGCCCTGGATCAGAAATTAGTAGACATGTTCAGTCCTTCGGCTTTGGGATCTACCACGCAAACGACAGAAACGGACCAAAGTCTCTATTTTAATGGTTTTACGGTAAATGATCACGGGAATATCCGGATGCCGGTTCTGGGTGAGGTAAATGTTTTGGGATATACCCTGGACGAAATTCGCCAGAAAATTGAAAAACAGCTTTTAGAAGAATACTTTAAAAAAGAAGCTAATATTTTTGTTGATGTCAAACTGGCCGGTTTGCGCTATACCGTTAATGGAGAGATTACTGTGCCGGGAACCAAAACACTTTATCAGGATAAAGTGACCATCATGCAGGCCATTGCAAACTCCGGAGATATTACCATGACCGGTAACCGAAAAGAAGTTGTTGTGATACGCCAGTATCCGCACGGAACGGAAATGCATACGATCAATCTGACGGATGCCAAAGCGATGCAGTCGCCCTTTTATTATATTCAGCCAAATGACTATATCTATATAAAGCCGCTCAAACAAAAATCATGGGGTACCGGAACAACGGGTGTCCAATCTGTGGCAACCATCATCACGGCGCTGTCATTGGTGACAACAACTTTATTGTTATTTAAAAATTTATAAAGCGTATGCTGGATCCCAAGGACTTCACGTTGTTTGAAAATCAGAATAATTTTGACTTTAAAGGTTTTCTTTTAAAAATAGCCAGCTATTGGAAATGGTTTATCGTGAGTTTAATCATTGCTTTCACGATAGCCTATCAGGTTAATATCCGTAAGGAAAAAATCTATGGCATGGAAGCTTCCATAGTGGTAAAAGATGAAAACAATCCTTTCTTTACGTCCAATACCAGTTTGGTTTTTAATTGGGGCGGAACTTCAGATAAGGTACAAACGGTTATCAATACGTTAAAATCAAGAACCCATAACGAGTATGTAGTTGATAAACTCCAGTATTACATTGATTACCTTAAACAAGGGGAATACACTTTTCAGGATGTTTATGGAGAAGTCCCTTTTTATATTGCGATTGATAAAAATAAAGGACAACTGGCAGGAATTCCGGTTCAGATTAAGTTTCTGAATGAAAAGGAATATGAGTTAATAATCCCTTTTGGGGAAACTTCGGTAACGACATTTAATTATGCGGCAAATACTACTCAAAATGTAGCCGTAGTTCCCGGTAATTTTGTGAAACGATACAAAGTTGGAGAAACGGTTCAGCTGCCATTTTTAAATTTTAAATTATTCATCACCGATAATCCCGGGATGTATACCGGTAACGATTATTATATCCGTTTTAATAGTTTTGATGCAACTGTAGGAGGCTATAAAGGACTAAATGTGGAAGTCGATACAAAAGCGGCGTCTATAATCCGGCTTTCTTTACAGGGAACAAACAAAAAAAGATTAGTAGATTATTTAAATGCTACCGTAGAAGTACTGAGAAAAAAACAGCTGGATAGTAAAAACCAGTTTGCTAAAAATACGATTGCCTTTATTGACAGTACTTTAATTGCCATGGAAGGACAGTTAAAGAACTCCGAAAAGGAACTGAAGGATTTCAGAAAAGATAAGAATGTTTTTCAGCTACAGGGTGGCGGTGAAAAACTGACGGAAAAACTGACGGACTTTGATATCGAGAAAGATGCTATAGCCAGAAAGATGAATTACTATAATTCCCTTAGTAATTATCTGGTGAGCAGTACCGATTATTCGAAATTGCCGGCTCCAACGGTTGCCGGTATTGAAGATCCCAACATAGTGATGAATGTGGCCAAGCTGATTCAGTTTTCGCGGGAGCGTTCGGAAATGGCATATTCTGTTAAAAGCCAGAAGATATTTGAAGAGTTCGATAATCAGATGGATGCTACCAAGAGAGTATTGCTGGAAAACATAAACTCGGCAAAGAATGCTATAAAGATTGACCTGGGAGTTATTAACAGAAGGATAGGAGAAGCAGAAAGCACCATCAAACAACTGCCGGAAGAACAGCAGGAATTGCTTAAAATTACCAGAAAGTACGATTTGAATGATAATATTTACAGTACTTTTCTTCAGAAAAGAAGTGAGGCAGATATTGTAAAAGCTTCCAATGTGTCCGACATCGAATTTATTGATGCGGCTAAGGATGTTGGCGGAGGCCTGCTTGGTCCTAAAACCAGTGTGAATTATATTCTGGCATTGCTGTTGGGAATATTGATTCCGCTTTTAATCGCATTTGCAATTACCCTGCTGGATACTTCTATTCACAATACGGAAGATATTGAAAAATTAACCTCCATTCCGATAATCGGAGTTGTCGGGAAGAAGAATACCGAAACCAATATGGCTGTTTTTGAAAGGCCAAAATCACCGCTGTCGGAATCTTTCCGTTCCATTCGTTCTTCGCTTCAGTTTTTATATAAAAAACAAAAGGTTGACGGTACCAAGACTTTAATGGTGACTTCTTCTGTTGGAGGCGAAGGAAAAACATTCTGCTCTATTAATATGGCGACTGTTTTTGCTTTAAGTGAAAAGAAAACGGTTATTGTCGGGCTTGATTTAAGAAAACCAAGAATATTTGGAGATTTCAATATTGAAAATAATATAGGAGTGGTAAACTACCTGATCGGGCAAAAAACAATCGGGGAAATCGTTCAGCACACACATGTTCCTTATCTGGATGTGATTACTTCCGGGCCGATTCCGCCTAACCCGGCGGAGCTCATTATCAGCCAGGCGATGAAGGAAATGATCGAGGAGTTAAAAACGATATACGATTACATTATTCTGGATACTTCTCCGGTTGGATTGGTATCGGATGCTCTGGAACTGGCACAGTATTGTGATGCTACTATTTATGTGGTCAGACAGAATATCACGAAGAAAGGTATGCTGGCCATTGTAAATGAAAAACACCGAAGAGGCGAATTGAATAATATCAGTATCGTGCTGAACGGTTATGAAAGCAAGGCAAAATATGGTTACGGCTACGGTTATGGCTACGGCTACGGAACGTATGCCAATGGTTATGTAGAAACAGAAAAAGAAAAAACACTCTGGGAAAAAATCAAAACACAAATTTTTAAGAAGAAGTAATGATAACTGAAAATACTGAGAAAGATAAATGGCTGTATGAGATTACTCCTAAAGCGAAATTACTATCGTTTGATTTTACCGGGATCTGGCAATATCGTGATTTGCTGATGATGTTTGTGAAAAGGGATGTGGTTACCTATTATAAGCAAACTATTTTAGGGCCGCTTTGGTTTTTAATCCAGCCTTTGGTTACTTCAATTATCCAGTTTATTGTCTTTTTTAAGATCGCAAAATTAGAATCGGACGGAATACCTTATTTTTTATTTGCCTTAGCAGGAAATACACTTTGGTTTTATTTTTCGGAATGTTTTAAAACCACTTCCGATACTTTTAAGACCAATCAGAATATTTTCGGGAAAGTATATTTTCCCAGAATAATCATGCCGCTTTCTACTACGATATCCAATTTGCTCAAATTCGGAATTCAGTTCCTGCTTTTTATTGCCGTTCTGGGCTATTATATTTTTAAAGGCTTTGCAATTGCTCCACAATGGACCATACTGTTTACACCCTTGTTGTTAATTGTAATGGCGCTGATGTCATTAGGACTGGGGATGATCATTTCGTCGCTTACCACGAAATACCGGGATCTTACTTTTGTG
This region of Flavobacterium inviolabile genomic DNA includes:
- a CDS encoding sodium:solute symporter, with the translated sequence MTPFTILSIIIVYFGLLILISNLVSKKDHSNDAFFKANKNSKWYLVAFGMIGTALSGVTFISVPGEVGSPNGEQFKYFQFVLGNAIGFIIVAKVLLPLYYRMNLTSIYGYIENRLGHYSYKAAASIFLLSRTIGSAFRLYLVVIVLQRFVFDFYNVPFSFTVLISLALIFAYTYKGGLKTIIITDTLQTLFLVSSVFFTIYFICDSLDYNAVQAFEAIKESNYSKIFFFDDFIGSKYHFIKQILGGIFVTIAMVGLDQDLMQKNLSCKNIGEAQKNMFTFTGIFVIINLFFLSVGALLYIYASKNGISVPLDALTGKPRTDLLFPEIAFNHLTLIPSIVFLLGLTAATFATTDSALTALTTSFCVDFLGMDKAENANKPNIVRTRHLVHISFSLLMFLVIIIFNQINDASVVSMIFRIASYTYGPLLGLYSFGLFMKNKTVHDKLVPFVCILSPALTFLLSQNSKLFFGDYVFDNELIIINGLITFILLLCISKPAAGKTA
- the recR gene encoding recombination mediator RecR gives rise to the protein MEFSSKLLEKAVNEMSQLPGIGKRTALRLVLHLLKQPKEQTALLTTALLQMREQINFCAQCHNISDEEVCHICANPLRDQSVICVVEDIRDVMALENTGLFKGLYHVLGGKISPIDGVGPSQLNITTLVEKVKSGNIKEIIFALSSTMEGDTTNFYIYKQLKDYNIVISAIARGIAIGDELEYADEVTLGRSILHRIPFENAIKNA
- a CDS encoding polysaccharide biosynthesis/export family protein, giving the protein MGKTFWVLLVIGILSVSCVSNKDLLYLQNYSKDTLSVAVNPVISKPYRVQTNDVLSVKIKALDQKLVDMFSPSALGSTTQTTETDQSLYFNGFTVNDHGNIRMPVLGEVNVLGYTLDEIRQKIEKQLLEEYFKKEANIFVDVKLAGLRYTVNGEITVPGTKTLYQDKVTIMQAIANSGDITMTGNRKEVVVIRQYPHGTEMHTINLTDAKAMQSPFYYIQPNDYIYIKPLKQKSWGTGTTGVQSVATIITALSLVTTTLLLFKNL
- a CDS encoding exopolysaccharide transport family protein produces the protein MLDPKDFTLFENQNNFDFKGFLLKIASYWKWFIVSLIIAFTIAYQVNIRKEKIYGMEASIVVKDENNPFFTSNTSLVFNWGGTSDKVQTVINTLKSRTHNEYVVDKLQYYIDYLKQGEYTFQDVYGEVPFYIAIDKNKGQLAGIPVQIKFLNEKEYELIIPFGETSVTTFNYAANTTQNVAVVPGNFVKRYKVGETVQLPFLNFKLFITDNPGMYTGNDYYIRFNSFDATVGGYKGLNVEVDTKAASIIRLSLQGTNKKRLVDYLNATVEVLRKKQLDSKNQFAKNTIAFIDSTLIAMEGQLKNSEKELKDFRKDKNVFQLQGGGEKLTEKLTDFDIEKDAIARKMNYYNSLSNYLVSSTDYSKLPAPTVAGIEDPNIVMNVAKLIQFSRERSEMAYSVKSQKIFEEFDNQMDATKRVLLENINSAKNAIKIDLGVINRRIGEAESTIKQLPEEQQELLKITRKYDLNDNIYSTFLQKRSEADIVKASNVSDIEFIDAAKDVGGGLLGPKTSVNYILALLLGILIPLLIAFAITLLDTSIHNTEDIEKLTSIPIIGVVGKKNTETNMAVFERPKSPLSESFRSIRSSLQFLYKKQKVDGTKTLMVTSSVGGEGKTFCSINMATVFALSEKKTVIVGLDLRKPRIFGDFNIENNIGVVNYLIGQKTIGEIVQHTHVPYLDVITSGPIPPNPAELIISQAMKEMIEELKTIYDYIILDTSPVGLVSDALELAQYCDATIYVVRQNITKKGMLAIVNEKHRRGELNNISIVLNGYESKAKYGYGYGYGYGYGTYANGYVETEKEKTLWEKIKTQIFKKK
- a CDS encoding ABC transporter permease, producing the protein MITENTEKDKWLYEITPKAKLLSFDFTGIWQYRDLLMMFVKRDVVTYYKQTILGPLWFLIQPLVTSIIQFIVFFKIAKLESDGIPYFLFALAGNTLWFYFSECFKTTSDTFKTNQNIFGKVYFPRIIMPLSTTISNLLKFGIQFLLFIAVLGYYIFKGFAIAPQWTILFTPLLLIVMALMSLGLGMIISSLTTKYRDLTFVVSFGVSLYMYITPVIYPTSQVIKELPAGYDWLVYVNPLTSIFEFFKYSFLGKGTFTILGLAYSAGSTLLLFLIGLTIFNRTEKSFIDTI